From a single Arthrobacter sp. SLBN-112 genomic region:
- a CDS encoding ABC transporter substrate-binding protein, whose protein sequence is MNKTLTKVLATSIAAAALTATLAGCGKGSASSSTEGSGEIALWTHNAGNPDELAAVQKIVDSYNGSQDKVKIKVQAFPQDSYNDSVVSAAAAGKLPCIVDIDGPNVPNWAWAGYLKPLELGADLSKQLPSTVAEWDGKPYAVGYYDVALAMMARASDLKAAGVRAATVEQPWTKEEFQEALTKLKALGKWDYPLDIGTAGTGEWLPYAYSPFLQSFGGDLVNRDGFQSADGVLNGDKAVEWAGWFRGLADQGFMAKKSGKDSTQDFLNNKSAIVYTGSWAADKAKAALGDDLVVMPPVDLGKGPKIGGASWQWGVTSGCSNSEAAMDYLSYSLKPENIAAVAKATGAIPASNEAAAQIPAFAEGGANRIFMDFSRNYAVMRPETPAYPFIATEFGKATQDILNGADAQSTLDKAVKAIDANIKSNGGYKK, encoded by the coding sequence ATGAACAAGACGCTCACCAAGGTCCTCGCGACCAGCATAGCCGCAGCCGCACTCACTGCCACCCTCGCCGGCTGCGGAAAGGGCAGTGCCTCCTCCTCCACGGAAGGATCCGGCGAAATTGCGCTGTGGACCCACAACGCAGGCAACCCCGATGAACTGGCCGCCGTCCAAAAGATCGTCGACTCCTACAACGGCAGCCAGGACAAGGTGAAGATCAAGGTCCAGGCTTTCCCCCAGGACTCATACAACGACTCCGTGGTCTCCGCAGCTGCGGCCGGGAAGCTGCCATGCATTGTGGACATAGACGGCCCCAACGTCCCCAACTGGGCCTGGGCCGGCTACCTTAAGCCGCTGGAACTGGGCGCGGACCTCTCCAAGCAGCTGCCCAGCACCGTGGCGGAATGGGACGGAAAACCCTACGCGGTTGGCTACTACGACGTCGCGTTGGCCATGATGGCACGCGCCTCGGACCTTAAGGCTGCCGGCGTCCGTGCTGCCACCGTCGAACAGCCGTGGACGAAGGAAGAGTTCCAGGAAGCCCTTACCAAACTCAAGGCGCTGGGCAAATGGGACTATCCCCTGGACATCGGCACTGCCGGGACCGGCGAATGGCTGCCGTATGCCTACTCCCCGTTCCTGCAGTCCTTCGGTGGCGACCTGGTGAACAGGGACGGCTTCCAGAGCGCCGATGGCGTGCTGAACGGCGACAAGGCAGTGGAGTGGGCCGGCTGGTTCCGCGGCCTGGCCGACCAGGGCTTCATGGCCAAGAAGAGCGGCAAGGACTCCACCCAGGACTTCCTGAACAACAAGAGCGCCATCGTGTATACCGGCTCCTGGGCTGCGGACAAGGCCAAGGCAGCACTGGGCGATGACCTGGTGGTCATGCCGCCGGTGGACCTGGGCAAGGGCCCGAAGATCGGCGGCGCCTCCTGGCAGTGGGGCGTCACCAGCGGCTGCAGCAACTCCGAAGCGGCCATGGACTACCTCTCCTATTCACTGAAACCGGAGAACATTGCGGCGGTGGCCAAGGCAACGGGCGCCATTCCCGCCAGCAACGAGGCTGCCGCCCAGATCCCGGCCTTCGCCGAAGGCGGGGCCAACCGGATCTTCATGGACTTCTCCCGCAACTACGCGGTGATGCGGCCGGAGACCCCCGCGTACCCCTTCATCGCCACCGAATTCGGGAAAGCCACACAGGACATCCTCAACGGGGCAGACGCCCAGTCAACCCTGGACAAGGCCGTGAAGGCGATCGACGCCAACATCAAGTCCAACGGCGGCTACAAGAAATAG
- a CDS encoding carbohydrate ABC transporter permease: MATVPLPTRPRVPEASKPAPPPSDAKTNARRRPGFRRDQLSGWGMIAPAAVLLLAFVFIPAILGFGLAFTNARLISPRPVEFVGVDNFARLFTDPTFYRALLNVAYFTVVIVPVQSGLALVMALLINKKFRGVNFFRTVYFLPVVTSMVVVSLLWLFMYRKDGLINEILSTVSFGLIKGPDWLGDPITAMPAIIILSIWQAAGFHMIIWLAGLQGISGELYEAAQLDGTSRWQQFRYVTWPGLFHTRSLVLVTITIQALGLFDQISVMTQGGPMDSTTTIVYEAVRSGYRQQETSYASAISLVFFVLVLIVSAVQRYLTREKD, translated from the coding sequence ATGGCAACTGTTCCCCTCCCCACCCGTCCCCGCGTTCCCGAAGCATCAAAACCCGCCCCGCCGCCGTCGGACGCCAAAACCAACGCACGCCGCCGCCCAGGCTTCCGCCGCGACCAGCTCAGCGGCTGGGGCATGATCGCCCCGGCAGCAGTGCTGCTGCTGGCCTTCGTCTTCATCCCGGCCATCCTCGGCTTCGGCCTGGCCTTCACCAACGCCAGGCTCATTTCACCCCGTCCCGTCGAATTCGTGGGAGTGGACAACTTCGCACGGCTCTTCACGGACCCCACGTTCTACCGGGCACTGCTCAACGTGGCCTACTTCACCGTGGTGATTGTCCCGGTGCAGTCAGGCCTGGCCCTGGTGATGGCGCTCCTGATCAACAAGAAGTTCCGGGGCGTGAACTTCTTCCGTACCGTGTACTTCCTGCCGGTGGTCACCTCCATGGTGGTGGTTTCGCTGCTGTGGCTGTTCATGTACCGCAAGGACGGCCTGATCAACGAGATTCTCTCCACCGTCAGCTTCGGCCTGATCAAAGGACCTGACTGGCTGGGCGACCCCATTACCGCCATGCCGGCCATCATCATCCTGTCCATCTGGCAGGCCGCGGGCTTCCATATGATCATCTGGCTGGCGGGGCTGCAGGGCATTTCCGGCGAGCTGTACGAGGCGGCGCAGCTGGACGGCACCAGCCGATGGCAGCAATTCCGGTACGTGACGTGGCCCGGGCTGTTCCACACCCGCAGCCTGGTCCTGGTCACCATCACCATCCAGGCCCTGGGCCTGTTCGACCAGATCAGTGTGATGACGCAGGGCGGCCCGATGGATTCAACCACCACCATCGTTTACGAGGCCGTCCGGTCCGGCTACCGGCAGCAGGAAACCTCCTATGCATCCGCCATCTCGCTGGTGTTCTTCGTCCTTGTACTGATCGTCTCCGCGGTGCAGCGCTACCTCACGCGGGAGAAAGACTGA
- a CDS encoding carbohydrate ABC transporter permease, whose protein sequence is MKNQLLFRSAGTMLVRVLFAVVAAFPIVFMLVSSLKPDQQIFGDMSSLAAFLPVGNISFDNYAAVFDRVPAARFLLNSVGVSAVTVVLGIFVNSVCAFALSRMQVKGKKIVFTAILATLIVPFQTLALPLVWWVNQLPYFELNGFSLEFSKGWLDTYQVQIIPFIANAFSIYLYHQYFESIPKELDEAARIDGAGWFKIYRQVVMPLAGPATATVAILTFLPAWNSYLWPLMVVQSEELRPVMIGIQYFFQLNVSWGEVMAYASLITVPVVVLFIAFQRSFVNSIASSGVKG, encoded by the coding sequence ATGAAAAACCAACTGCTTTTCAGGAGCGCCGGCACCATGCTGGTGCGCGTCCTCTTCGCCGTCGTCGCTGCCTTCCCCATAGTCTTCATGCTCGTGTCCTCCTTGAAGCCGGACCAGCAGATCTTCGGCGACATGTCATCGCTTGCGGCGTTCCTGCCGGTGGGCAACATCTCCTTCGACAACTACGCCGCCGTGTTCGACCGTGTCCCGGCGGCACGCTTCCTGCTCAACTCGGTGGGCGTCTCCGCCGTCACCGTGGTGCTGGGGATCTTCGTCAACAGCGTGTGCGCCTTCGCCCTGTCCCGCATGCAGGTAAAGGGTAAGAAGATCGTCTTCACCGCGATCCTGGCCACCCTGATCGTGCCGTTCCAGACCCTGGCCCTGCCCCTGGTGTGGTGGGTCAACCAGCTCCCCTACTTTGAGCTGAACGGTTTCAGCCTCGAGTTCTCCAAGGGCTGGCTGGACACCTACCAGGTCCAGATCATTCCGTTCATCGCCAACGCGTTCTCCATCTACCTGTATCACCAGTATTTTGAGTCCATCCCCAAGGAACTGGATGAAGCAGCCCGGATCGACGGTGCCGGCTGGTTCAAGATTTACCGCCAGGTGGTCATGCCCCTGGCAGGCCCGGCCACGGCGACGGTGGCGATCCTGACCTTCCTGCCGGCCTGGAACTCCTACCTCTGGCCGCTCATGGTGGTCCAGTCCGAGGAACTGCGGCCTGTGATGATCGGCATCCAGTACTTCTTCCAGCTGAACGTCTCGTGGGGCGAGGTGATGGCCTACGCATCCCTGATTACGGTCCCGGTGGTGGTGCTCTTCATCGCCTTCCAGCGTTCGTTCGTCAACAGCATCGCCTCCAGCGGCGTGAAGGGCTGA